A genomic window from Tautonia rosea includes:
- the hemW gene encoding radical SAM family heme chaperone HemW, whose product MTLGSQKAPSVQSKGEPPWLRPRSLYVHVPFCAHKCGYCDFASLAGVDDLADRYLDALAQEMRRGLNDRPSVDTIFIGGGTPTRLDARQLERLLALIQDLVELTPSGEWTVEANPGTLDAQKVRVLAEGGVNRVSLGAQSFQPSSLKALERNHHPEDVPRAVELIHPWFQRWSLDLIFGAPGSSLGQWSDDLERAIALGPSHLSCYGLVYEKGTSLWKQWNAGEVLAVAEEVEHDMYALTIDRLSDAGLRHYEISNFARPGHESQHNLVYWANDAYYGFGLGATRYVDGVRSSNTRDLLAYLRRIESGQEATGPTERLGSEERARETAVLMLRRLELGIDRQDFRRRCGLDLDVLCGESLSRSVARGWLIDDGRRLKLSRSGLFLADTVMSDLL is encoded by the coding sequence ATGACCTTAGGTTCACAGAAAGCTCCGTCCGTCCAATCGAAGGGCGAGCCTCCCTGGCTCCGTCCGCGTTCGCTGTACGTCCACGTCCCGTTCTGTGCTCACAAGTGCGGATACTGTGACTTCGCATCACTCGCCGGGGTTGATGACCTGGCCGACCGTTACCTCGATGCGCTCGCTCAGGAGATGCGACGAGGGCTCAACGACCGGCCCAGCGTCGATACTATTTTCATCGGGGGAGGGACGCCAACCCGCCTTGATGCCCGGCAGTTGGAGCGGTTGTTGGCCCTCATTCAAGACCTGGTGGAATTGACCCCTAGTGGCGAGTGGACCGTGGAGGCCAACCCGGGAACCCTCGACGCGCAGAAGGTCCGGGTCCTGGCTGAAGGTGGGGTCAACCGAGTCAGCCTGGGAGCCCAGTCATTTCAACCGAGTTCGCTGAAGGCACTGGAGCGCAATCACCATCCGGAAGACGTTCCCCGAGCGGTCGAACTCATCCACCCCTGGTTCCAGCGTTGGTCGCTCGACTTGATCTTCGGAGCGCCGGGTTCCTCGCTTGGCCAGTGGAGCGATGACCTGGAACGGGCGATCGCCCTAGGCCCGTCGCATCTTTCCTGTTACGGTCTCGTTTACGAGAAAGGAACGTCGCTCTGGAAGCAGTGGAATGCTGGGGAAGTCCTGGCTGTGGCCGAGGAGGTTGAGCACGACATGTACGCCCTGACAATCGACCGGCTGTCGGATGCAGGGCTTCGTCACTATGAGATCTCCAACTTTGCCCGTCCAGGGCACGAGTCTCAGCACAACCTTGTCTACTGGGCCAACGACGCCTATTACGGCTTCGGGTTAGGGGCGACGAGGTACGTGGATGGGGTCCGATCGTCAAATACGAGGGATTTGCTCGCCTACCTTCGCCGGATCGAGAGCGGCCAGGAGGCCACGGGGCCAACTGAGCGACTCGGCTCGGAAGAACGTGCCAGGGAAACGGCCGTTCTGATGCTCCGAAGGCTCGAACTGGGGATTGATCGGCAGGATTTCCGACGGCGTTGCGGCCTCGACCTCGATGTCCTCTGTGGCGAATCACTCTCCCGCTCGGTCGCCCGAGGGTGGTTGATAGACGACGGCCGTCGGCTGAAACTCTCCAGAAGCGGTCTGTTCCTAGCAGATACAGTCATGAGCGATCTGCTCTGA
- a CDS encoding NifU family protein, with product MANPDPSPSIDPLSELRGRLEAVLDRDVRPDLRADGGEIDVVGIDPDRIVQIRLSGACQGCSSAAIVLAMQIESVVKAQIPEIRFLEPVP from the coding sequence ATGGCAAACCCTGATCCCAGTCCCTCGATCGATCCTCTCTCGGAACTGCGAGGGAGGCTCGAAGCCGTGCTGGACCGTGACGTTCGTCCTGATCTCCGGGCCGATGGTGGCGAGATTGATGTGGTCGGCATCGACCCGGATCGGATTGTTCAAATCCGGCTTTCAGGTGCCTGTCAGGGCTGTTCGTCGGCTGCGATCGTCCTGGCGATGCAAATCGAGTCGGTTGTGAAGGCGCAAATTCCCGAGATCCGGTTCCTCGAACCGGTCCCTTGA